Proteins from one Panthera leo isolate Ple1 chromosome D1, P.leo_Ple1_pat1.1, whole genome shotgun sequence genomic window:
- the LOC122201402 gene encoding olfactory receptor 226, which produces MEQRNQSGRVSEFVLLGFPAPAPLRALLFALSLLAYVLVLTENTLIIMAIRNHPTLHKPMYFFLANMSFLEIWYVTVTIPKMLAGFAGSKQSQGQLISFEGCMTQLYFFLGLGCTECVLLAVMAYDRYVAICHPLHYAVIVSGQQCVQLAAGSWAGGFGISMVKVFLISRLSYCGPNIINHFFCDVSPLLNLSCTDMSTAELTDFVLAIFILLGPLSVTGASYMAITGAVVRIPSAAGRHKAFSTCASHLTVVIIFYAASIFIYARPKALSAFDTNKLVSVLYAVIVPLLNPIIYCLRNQEVKRALRHTLHLYQGQDAKRRKASRDG; this is translated from the coding sequence ATGGAGCAGAGGAATCAGAGTGGGAGGGTAAGTGAGTTTGTGTTGCTGGGCTTCCCGGCTCCTGCGCCACTGCGGGCACTTTTATTCGCCCTTTCTCTGCTGGCCTATGTGTTGGTGCTGACTGAAAACACACTCATCATTATGGCAATTAGAAACCACCCCACCCTTCACAAACCCATGTACTTCTTTCTGGCTAATATGTCCTTCTTGGAGATCTGGTATGTTACTGTCACTATTCCCAAGATGTTAGCTGGATTTGCTGGGTCCAAACAGAGCCAGGGACAGCTAATCTCCTTTGAGGGCTGCATGACACAGCTCTATTTTTTCCTGGGACTGGGCTGCACTGAATGTGTCCTTCTTGCTGTTATGGCCTATgatcgctatgtggccatctgccaTCCTCTCCACTATGCTGTCATTGTCAGCGGTCAGCAGTGTGTGCAGCTTGCAGCTGGCTCCTGGGCTGGAGGTTTTGGTATCTCCATGGTCaaagtttttctcatttctcGCCTCTCCTACTGTGGACCCAACATCATCAACCACTTTTTCTGTGATGTCTCCCCATTACTCAATCTTTCATGTACTGATATGTCAACAGCAGAGCTTACAGACTTTGTTCTGGCCATTTTTATCCTGCTGGGGCCACTCTCTGTCACTGGGGCCTCCTATATGGCCATCACTGGTGCTGTGGTACGAATTCCCTCGGCTGCTGGGCGCCATAAAGCCTTTTCCACCTGTGCCTCTCACCTCACTGTTGTGATCATCTTCTATGCAGCCAGTATCTTCATCTACGCCCGGCCAAAGGCACTCTCAGCTTTTGACACCAACAAGCTGGTTTCTGTACTCTATGCTGTCATTGTACCTTTGCTCAACCCCATCATTTACTGCTTACGCAATCAAGAGGTCAAGAGAGCCCTACGCCATACGCTACACCTATACCAGGGCCAGGATGCTAAGCGCAGGAAAGCAAGCAGAGATGGGTAG